A stretch of the Syntrophorhabdus sp. genome encodes the following:
- the raiA gene encoding ribosome-associated translation inhibitor RaiA produces the protein MDITTSFRHIDTSEDVKRYVEDKLSRLQKYVETPLDIHVVISLERKYRQRIDVMFTINGVVINAHEVMDDIYAAIDKILDKLERRLTKYRDKMKEYRESKLKRTAAQPAGEEPAIIVSRTVDAKPMDPEEAVMQLTASGDMFMVFRERERDNVCIVYKRKDGKFSLIETAGKGP, from the coding sequence ATGGATATCACAACCAGCTTCAGGCACATTGATACCAGCGAAGATGTAAAGCGGTATGTTGAAGACAAGCTCTCCCGCCTGCAAAAGTACGTGGAGACGCCTCTCGACATCCACGTGGTCATCTCCCTCGAGCGGAAATATCGCCAGCGTATCGATGTCATGTTCACCATCAATGGGGTCGTCATCAATGCCCATGAGGTAATGGATGATATCTATGCGGCGATCGACAAGATACTGGACAAGCTCGAACGGAGACTGACAAAGTACCGTGACAAGATGAAGGAATACCGCGAGAGCAAGCTGAAACGCACCGCCGCGCAGCCTGCGGGCGAGGAGCCCGCCATCATCGTATCGAGGACCGTGGACGCAAAGCCCATGGACCCCGAGGAGGCCGTGATGCAGCTTACGGCGTCGGGGGACATGTTCATGGTCTTCCGCGAAAGGGAACGTGACAACGTCTGCATCGTTTACAAACGCAAGGATGGAAAGTTCAGTCTCATAGAAACGGCAGGGAAGGGACCGTGA
- a CDS encoding PTS sugar transporter subunit IIA has protein sequence MRLTDILKESSVISDIRGTTKEEILTELAGQLKAAGLIKDVEPVVRIIMEREALGSTGIGDGVAIPHGKMKGSGGVLVVFGRSRQGVDFDAVDEQPVHIFFLVLAPEDSASLHLKVLSRISKILRDPSFRKKLLTLPDAHSLYESIVEEDGKL, from the coding sequence GTGAGGCTTACCGACATACTGAAAGAATCCTCGGTCATCTCCGATATCAGGGGTACCACCAAGGAGGAGATACTTACCGAGCTCGCGGGACAACTGAAAGCCGCGGGTCTCATAAAGGACGTCGAACCCGTCGTCAGGATCATCATGGAGCGGGAGGCCCTGGGCAGCACGGGCATAGGCGACGGTGTCGCCATCCCCCACGGCAAGATGAAGGGTTCCGGCGGGGTCCTCGTCGTGTTCGGGCGGTCACGTCAGGGTGTCGATTTCGATGCCGTCGACGAGCAGCCGGTGCACATCTTCTTTCTCGTCCTCGCCCCCGAGGATTCGGCAAGCCTGCACCTGAAGGTCCTGTCGCGGATATCGAAGATCCTCCGCGACCCATCCTTCAGGAAGAAACTGCTCACACTTCCCGATGCCCATTCCCTGTACGAGAGCATCGTGGAAGAGGACGGAAAGCTGTAA
- the hprK gene encoding HPr(Ser) kinase/phosphatase, translating to MKGIEVQQLVDDELYGLELEVLAGKKGLTRKIYNPRIQKLGLVITGHMVYLHPHRVQILGNIEISYLRSLTEAESRRIIRELCKNNVVCFIISRNLKVPEFFVVSAEEKGIPLLRTKLVTSIFIERITKLLEEKLAPSTTVHGVLMDILGVGALIMGRPGIGKSENALELIMRGHRLVVDDAVHVKKIGAIDLYGEAPEMIKSLLEIRGVGIVDIRHLFGVSAVLDKKKIDLVIELFDWDTSLECERVGLREEKFKVLSVDLPFVRIPISSGKNVSAIIELACRNFILRRQGINTAVELEKRMQRSMEGGVE from the coding sequence ATGAAGGGGATAGAGGTTCAACAGCTTGTAGATGACGAGCTGTACGGATTGGAGCTCGAGGTCCTTGCCGGGAAGAAGGGGCTTACCCGGAAGATCTACAACCCGAGGATCCAGAAGCTCGGCCTCGTCATTACGGGTCACATGGTCTATCTCCATCCCCACAGGGTCCAGATACTGGGGAACATCGAGATCTCCTACCTGAGGTCGCTCACGGAGGCCGAGAGCAGGCGCATCATCAGGGAACTCTGCAAGAACAACGTGGTGTGCTTCATCATCTCCCGGAACCTGAAGGTCCCCGAGTTCTTCGTCGTCTCCGCGGAGGAAAAGGGCATCCCCCTTCTGCGGACAAAGCTCGTCACCTCCATATTCATCGAGAGGATAACGAAACTGCTTGAGGAAAAGCTGGCCCCGTCGACTACCGTCCACGGCGTGCTCATGGACATCCTCGGTGTCGGCGCCCTCATCATGGGAAGGCCCGGCATCGGCAAGAGCGAGAACGCCCTCGAGCTCATCATGCGGGGCCACCGCCTTGTCGTCGATGACGCCGTGCATGTGAAGAAGATCGGGGCCATCGACCTTTACGGCGAGGCGCCGGAGATGATAAAGAGCCTGCTGGAGATACGGGGCGTGGGTATCGTCGATATCCGGCATCTCTTCGGGGTCTCGGCGGTCCTCGACAAGAAGAAGATAGACCTCGTCATCGAGCTCTTCGACTGGGACACCTCCCTCGAGTGCGAGCGCGTGGGTCTCAGGGAAGAGAAGTTCAAGGTGCTCAGCGTTGACCTGCCCTTCGTCAGGATACCCATCAGCTCGGGCAAGAACGTCTCGGCGATCATAGAGCTGGCGTGCCGCAACTTCATCCTCCGCAGGCAGGGCATCAATACCGCCGTGGAGCTGGAGAAAAGGATGCAGAGATCGATGGAAGGCGGGGTGGAATGA